One Lycium barbarum isolate Lr01 chromosome 5, ASM1917538v2, whole genome shotgun sequence genomic window carries:
- the LOC132640215 gene encoding uncharacterized protein LOC132640215, with the protein MEKIEHKMVAINGLNMHVAELGQGPTVLFIHGFPELWYSWRHQIVYLAERGYRAVAPDLRGYGDTTGAPVKDASKFSIFHLVGDLIALLEAIAPNEDKVFVVAHDWGAIIAWHLCLFRPDKVKGLVNLSVHFLRRNPKMNTVEGLKALYGEDHYMWRFQVPGEIEAEFAPIGAKAVLKKLLTFRNPGPLYFPKGKGLEAIPDAPAALSSWLSEEELDYYASKFEQTGFTGGVNYYRAFPLNWELTAPWTGAQVKVPTKFIVGEFDLVYHITGAKEYIHNGGFKKDVPLLEEVVVLEGAAHFVNQERPDEINKHIYDFIQKF; encoded by the exons atggagaaGATAGAGCACAAGATGGTAGCTATAAATGGCCTAAATATGCATGTTGCTGAATTAGGCCAAGGACCAACAGTCCTCTTCATTCATGGCTTCCCTGAGCTCTG GTACTCATGGCGCCACCAAATCGTCTACTTGGCCGAACGAGGCTATCGGGCTGTAGCGCCTGATTTAAGGGGTTATGGAGATACTACAGGTGCACCCGTTAAAGATGCTTCGAAGTTCAGTATCTTTCACCTTGTGGGTGATCTCATAGCACTACTTGAAGCCATTGCTCCAAATGAAGATAAGGTGTTTGTTGTTGCACATGACTGGGGTGCCATAATTGCTTGGCATTTATGCCTTTTTAGGCCAGATAAAGTTAAGGGTTTGGTGAATTTGAGTGTCCATTTTTTGCGAAGGAACCCAAAGATGAACACTGTTGAAGGGCTAAAGGCTTTATATGGGGAAGATCATTATATGTGGAGATTTcag GTACCAGGAGAAATTGAAGCTGAATTTGCTCCAATCGGCGCTAAGGCTGTTCTTAAGAAATTGTTGACATTCCGCAATCCTGGACCACTTTATTTTCCTAAAGGCAAAGGCCTTGAGGCTATACCTGATGCTCCGGCTGCGCTTTCATCTTGGCTCTCTGAGGAAGAGTTGGATTACTATGCCAGCAAGTTTGAGCAGACTGGTTTCACTGGTGGAGTTAACTATTACCGAGCTTTTCCCCT AAACTGGGAACTCACAGCACCATGGACAGGGGCTCAAGTTAAAGTCCCGACGAAGTTTATCGTCGGGGAATTCGACTTGGTCTATCATATAACAGGTGCTAAAGAGTACATACACAATGGTGGATTTAAGAAAGATGTTCCATTGTTGGAGGAAGTTGTTGTTTTGGAAGGTGCAGCTCACTTTGTTAACCAAGAAAGGCCAGATGAGATTAACAAGCACATCTATGACTTCATTCAAAAGTTCTAA